From the genome of Syntrophorhabdaceae bacterium:
TTGTCAACATTGGCCGTGCTGCTTTTTACCCTTCCGGGATTGTGTTGGATACGGACAGAAGACCCTTTACAGGGCAAATCCCTTGCCTTGATGTCTTTCAGATATTCGTAAGCCTTTCGAAGATCATGCCAGGTATTGATCTGCTCCGCCAAAAGTTCACTGCACAGCTCCGTAAGGCTATTTGCGTCTTTTTCTTCATCGAGGATCGCAAAGATTTTTTGACGGTTCATACTTTTACTCGACTCCTCAAACCCTTGACTCCTCGACCCCTTTTATCATCATCTCCTGCCTTGCAAGGATTTCATCAGTCCGGACTTTATCCTTAAATGCGTTATTGCGATTTGCAGCATCCAGAGAAAGCCCTGCATCCGTATTTCCCGGCCAACGCCTGCAAAAATACAGGCTTTCGTAGATCCTTCCGATTTGGTATTCCCGGCAGATTTGCAAAGCCGCTGCGTAATCTTCGCCGTAACTCACATTGAGAAAACCAGCCTGTCGGATAATGTTTGTATTAAAGGCACGGGGAGCACCAAGGCCGTTAATGCGCAGGGCGTTGTTGTGGCCGTTCGCATCCGTCCACTCATGATGATCGATAAGCTCGGGGGTATTACGTTCAAATTAAAATCTACGATGGTGTATGAGCCAATCACCATTGCATAGCTGCCGTTACGAAGCATATCGACGATTTTCTGGAGCGTTAGGGGGCTGCTGTATAGATCATCAGAATCGAGCTGGACAATAAAACGCCCGCACTCCTTACTGTAAAGCGCCTCGTTCCAGCATCCGCCTATTCCAAGATCGGTTCTCTCGGGTATGATATGCAACAGTTGCGGGCAGTTGCCTGCCATAGCAGAGAGTACCGCCGTTGTTCCATCTTCTGAATGGTTATCTACCACAATTACATTGAACGAAAAATTTGTTTTCTGGGAAAGGGCGCTCTTTACTGCATCCGAAATGGTTCCAGCCCTGTTTCTAACGGGGATGACAACGGAAGCCTCAACCGGAAATTGACCTCCGGTTTCGAACGCCTTTCGGAGATATTCCGGCGGAATGTAGGCGCCTATTTTTTTCAGGTAACCCGTGAATACAATCTCCATCTGCCCCTGAACATCGGCGTTCTTCGGGTCTACATAAGCAAAGTGCCTTTCGCCGGCAGAATCTTCGCTGCTTTCAACAACAGAATAAAGCGGCTCATTTATATGGCAAAC
Proteins encoded in this window:
- a CDS encoding glycosyltransferase family A protein, with amino-acid sequence MKIKNRGSSLRPVTVIATCQKGQIFEKSQKILKGSGLVEDVMTVSAPLTSIETLNQISDEVKTDYFLFLLRDNIDLIKESALERVLEEAKAKKAGIVYSDYHEEGKEGKKLHPLIDYQPGSVRDDFDFSAMMLFSTEAVRSAIKKYGATPPVKYAGLYDIRLKVSIDNPVCHINEPLYSVVESSEDSAGERHFAYVDPKNADVQGQMEIVFTGYLKKIGAYIPPEYLRKAFETGGQFPVEASVVIPVRNRAGTISDAVKSALSQKTNFSFNVIVVDNHSEDGTTAVLSAMAGNCPQLLHIIPERTDLGIGGCWNEALYSKECGRFIVQLDSDDLYSSPLTLQKIVDMLRNGSYAMVIGSYTIVDFNLNVIPPSLSIIMSGRMRTATTTPCALTALVLPVPLIQTLSDRLVFSM